One window from the genome of Coturnix japonica isolate 7356 chromosome 21, Coturnix japonica 2.1, whole genome shotgun sequence encodes:
- the PIK3CD gene encoding LOW QUALITY PROTEIN: phosphatidylinositol 4,5-bisphosphate 3-kinase catalytic subunit delta isoform (The sequence of the model RefSeq protein was modified relative to this genomic sequence to represent the inferred CDS: inserted 1 base in 1 codon), which yields MPPGIYCPMEFWSKGENQNIQVDFLLPTGIYLNLSVPCNASLGAIKQVVWKHAQYEPLYHMLSDPEAYVFTCINQTAEQQELEDEQRRLCDIQPFLPVLRLVAREGDRVKKLINSQISLLIGKGLHEFDSVQDPEVNDFRTKMCQFCEERAAKRQQLSWAAWMEYNFPLQLEPMAKGLGTGLSHTPVKNIFVNVKFQSGGESFTFQISPNEFPITLMSYAVKKQATVFRHETMENPEDYTLQVNGKYEYLYGNYPLYQFQYIRSCLHRGLTPHLTMVHSSTIIAMRDEQVNSIXQPPKDGSEPPPLPKKKPNYGSLWSLEQSFYIELVQGSKVNADERMKLVVQAGLFHGNEMLCKTVSSSEVNVCSEPVWKQRLDFDINICDLPRMARLCFALYAVIEKAKKARSTKKKSKKADCPIAWVNVMLFDYKDQLKTGECCLHMWSSFPDEKGELLNPMGTVQCNPNTESAAALVICFPNAASHPVYYPSFEQLLELGRNGELPRSAPEDPEEKLQLKEILERRSHTELYEHEKDLVWKMRYDIRDQYPQALAKLLTITKWNKHEDVAQMISLLQTWPELPVLNALELLDFSFPDRYVGSFAINSLKKLTDHELFQYLLQLVQVLKYESYLDCELTKFLLDRALSNRKIGHFLFWHLRSEMHVPAVALRFGLILEAYCRGSTHHMKVLMKQGEALSKMKALNEFVKLSSPKATKPQAKEMMHVCMKQETYLEALSHLQSPLNPSIILTEVCVDQCTFMDSKMKPLWIVFNNEETGGGGVGIIFKNGDDLRQDMLTLQMIQLMDVLWKQEGLDLRMTPYGCLSTGDKTGLIEVVMHSDTIANIQLNKSNMAATAAFNKDALLNWLKSKNPGDALEQAIEEFTLSCAGYCVATYVLGIGDRHSDNIMIRETGQLFHIDFGHFLGNFKTKFGINRERVPFILTYDFVHVIQQGKTNNSEKFERFRGYCEKAYMILRRHGPLFLHLFALMKAAGLPELSCSKDIQYLKDSLALGKTDEEALKHFRLKFNEALRESWKTKVNWLAHNVSKDNRQ from the exons ATGCCCCCGGGCATTTACTGCCCTATGGAATTCTGGTCCAAGGGGGAAAACCAAAACATCCAGGTGGATTTTCTGCTGCCAACAGGCATATACTTGAACCTCTCTGTGCCCTGCAATGCCAGCTTGGGCGCCATCAAGCAG GTGGTGTGGAAGCACGCTCAGTATGAGCCACTCTACCATATGCTCAGTGATCCCGAGGCCTACGTCTTCACCTGCATCAACCAGACAGCTGAACAGCAAGAGCTGGAGGATGAGCAGCGACGCCTTTGTGACATCCAACCCTTCCTGCCCGTACTGCGGCTTGTGGCTCGAGAAGGTGACAGAGTCAAGAAGCTTATTAACTCCCAAATCAGCCTGCTCATTGGGAAAG GTTTGCACGAGTTTGACTCTGTGCAGGATCCAGAGGTGAATGATTTCCGCACCAAAATGTGCCAGTTCTGTGAGGAGAGAGCAGCAAAGcggcagcagctcagctgggcAGCTTGGATGGAGTACAACTTTCCCTTGCAGCTTGAGCCCATGGCCAAAGGCCTTGGAACTGGACTCTCGCACACACCCGTCAAGAACATTTTTGTCAACGTCAAGTTTCAGTCTGGCGGG GAGAGCTTCACTTTCCAGATCTCCCCAAATGAGTTCCCCATCACATTAATGAGCTATGCTGTCAAGAAGCAAGCTACTGTCTTCCGCCACGAGACAATGGAGAACCCAGAGGACTACACACTGCAGGTGAATGGGAAATACGAATATCTCTATGGGAACTACCCCCTGTACCAGTTCCAG TACATTCGCAGCTGCCTGCACCGAGGCTTAACGCCCCACCTGACTATGGTACACTCATCCACTATCATTGCTATGAGAGATGAGCAGGTCAACAGTA ACCAACCCCCCAAAGATGGCAGTGAGCCTCCTCCACTCCCTAAGAAAAAG CCAAACTATGGTTCTCTCTGGTCCTTGGAGCAGTCTTTCTACATCGAGCTGGTGCAAGGCAGCAAGGTCAATGCAGATGAGAGAATGAAG CTGGTGGTGCAGGCAGGTCTCTTTCATGGCAATGAGATGCTGTGCAAAACGGTGTCAAGCTCTGAAGTGAACGTGTGTTCAGAGCCAGTGTGGAAGCAGAGGCTGGATTTTGATATTAACATCTGTGATCTTCCTCGTATGGCACGGCTCTGCTTTGCACTCTACGCTGTCATCgagaaggcaaagaaagcacGTTCCACCAAGAAGAAGTCCAAGAAAGCT gaCTGCCCCATTGCCTGGGTGAATGTCATGCTCTTTGATTATAAGGACCAGCTGAAAACAGGGGAGTGCTGCTTGCATATGTGGTCTTCCTTCCCAG atgagAAGGGTGAACTTCTGAACCCCATGGGCACGGTGCAATGCAACCCCAACACAGAAAGTGCAGCAGCCTTGGTCATCTGCTTCCCCAATGCTGCATCGCATCCTGTGTATTATCCATCATTTGAGCAG CTGCTGGAGTTGGGGAGGAATGGAGAACTACCCCGCTCTGCACCAGAAGATCCAGAGGAG AAGCTGCAACTGAAGGAAATACTGGAGCGGAGGAGCCACACTGAGCTCTATGAGCATGAGAAAGATCTGGTGTGGAAGATGAGATACGATATCCGTGACCAATATCCACAAGCTTTGGCAAAGCTTCTTACCATCACCAAATGGAACAAGCATGAAGATGTGGCCCAG aTGATTTCCCTGCTTCAGACCTGGCCAGAGCTGCCTGTCCTGAATGCCTTGGAGCTGTTGGATTTTAGCTTCCCTGATCGTTATGTTGGCTCCTTTGCTATCAACTCCTTAAAGAAACTGAC AGATCATGAATTGTTCCAGTATCTGCTGCAGCTTGTCCAGGTGCTCAAGTATGAATCCTACTTAGACTGTGAATTAACCAAGTTCCTGCTGGACAGGGCACTATCCAACCGTAAGATCGGCCACTTCCTGTTCTGGCACCTCAG GTCAGAAATGCACGTCCCTGCAGTTGCCTTGAGGTTTGGCTTGATCCTGGAAGCGTATTGCAGAGGCAGCACCCACCATATGAAGGTTTTGATGAAACAG GGAGAAGCACTCAGCAAGATGAAAGCTCTGAATGAGTTTGTTAAATTGAGTTCTCCGAAGGCCACCAAGCCTCAAGCCAAGGAGATGATGCATGTGTGCATGAAGCAGGAAACTTACCTCGAAGCACTTTCCCACCTCCAGTCCCCTCTGAACCCCAGTATTATCCTCACTGAAGTTTG tGTGGATCAGTGCACGTTTATGGATTCCAAAATGAAACCCTTATggattgtttttaataatgaagAGACAGGTGGAGGTGGAGTGGGTATCATTTTCAAGAATGGAGATG ATCTTCGTCAGGACATGCTGACTCTGCAGATGATCCAGCTGATGGATGTCCTGTGGAAGCAGGAGGGCCTGGACCTGAG GATGACTCCTTATGGCTGCCTCTCCACAGGAGACAAGACTGGGCTGATAGAAGTAGTCATGCATTCTGATACCATCGCTAACATCCAGCTGAACAAGAGCAACATGGCCGCCACCGCAGCCTTCAACAAGGACGCACTGCTAAACTGGTTGAAATCCAAGAACCCAGG TGATGCTTTAGAACAAGCTATAGAGGAGTTCACTCTTTCCTGTGCTGGCTACTGTGTGGCAACCTATGTGCTGGGGATCGGTGACCGGCACAGTGACAACATCATGATCCGGGAAACTGGGCAG CTGTTCCATATTGATTTTGGTCACTTTTTGGGGAACTTCAAGACCAAATTTGGTATTAATAGAGAACGAGTTCCTTTCATCTTAACCTATGATTTTGTGCACGTCATCCAGCAAggaaaaaccaacaacagtGAGAAGTTTGAAAG ATTCAGGGGTTATTGTGAAAAAGCCTACATGATCCTGAGGCGCCACGGTCCTCTCTTCCTGCACCTCTTTGCACTGATGAAAGCTGCTGGCctgccagagctcagctgctctAAGGACATTCAGTACCTGAAG GATTCCCTCGCTCTTGGTAAAACAGATGAAGAGGCACTAAAACACTTCAGACTCAAGTTTAATGAAGCCCTCCGAGAGAGCTGGAAAACCAAAGTGAACTGGCTGGCACATAACGTATCCAAAGATAACAGACAGTAG